The following DNA comes from Photobacterium sp. DA100.
ATTGTGGTGGTTTAACACGGTTAGAAGATGGTTGAGCAATGTTTCCCGGTTTTGCACCTTGCTGTTGAGGGCTTTCTGAATACGGTCCTGGTGCTGATAGACTTGGTGCGCATCAGTGAAAAATTCCCGGAGATGGGAAATTACCCCTTGGCTGGCATGTTTGTAGATGTGCTCAATCGTCTGGTGGACAACACGCTCGGTACTGTTGTGCCAGAGCAAGCCGATAGGCAGCGCCGTAAGGACAACCAACAACGCCATCAACACCTGAATTTGCAAATTAAGATTTTTTGTTAGGTGCCTTAGCATGCGGAGTCCAACTTAGTACATTCTGCTGTAACCTTCTAAATATGTGCTGAGGATATAGGGTTAAGCCTGATAGTGCAATTTCGCTTGCTTTTTACACGGCCGATTTATTGTTAACATACTGAAAGTTATCTGATCATCAGGAGTTGATATGTTTACCGGAATTGTTCAGGGTACAGCACAAGTTATTGCTATCGAAAAAAAAGAAGCGTTTCAAACCCATGTTGTCCGATTATTCGGCAAGATGCGGGAGGGGTTGGAAATCGGTGCCTCAGTTGCCCATAACGGTTGTTGCCTGACGGTCACGAAACTGGAGGGGGATAATGTTTCTTTCGACCTGATGCAAGAAACACTGGCCGTGACTAACCTCGGCGCACTCAGCGCCGGTGATAGTGTGAATATTGAACGGGCGGCCAAGTTTGGTGATGAAATTGGCGGCCACTCCATGTCGGGGCACATCAATGCGGTAACAACGATCGTTGACATTGAAGTATCGCCAAACAATACAACTATTTGGTTTGAAATCCCCGAATCCTACAATAAATATATCTTGCGCAAGGGATACATTGGTTTGGATGGCTGCTCGTTGACGATAGGTACGGTAGATGAGGATCGTTTCTGTGTGCATTTGATCCCTGAAACCTTGCAACGAACCCTATTTGGCGTGAAGAAAGTCGGTGCTAAAGTCAATATCGAAATCGATCCTCAAACCCAAGCCATAGTCGATACGGTTGAAAGGGTATTGGCTGAAAAAGGCTTAGGATAATTGACTCAAGTAAAATAGAAACCCCTACGGTTCAGTAGGGGTTTTGAATATCGGATACGGCATTTAATAACAGCCAATGGACTAGAAAATCTGCTCATCATCGGCATCGACAAATAAGTTGATGGTCTTATGTAGTTCATCAACTTGCATATTTAGATGGATGGCGTGGCAGCAGGCAGGGCAGTCATCATAGAACTCTTGGCTGCCTGCACTGGCATCAAGAGTAATAGGGATGTTGTGGCCACAGTGTGGGCATACTACTGTCTGCTCTGTGTAATTCTTCATAGTGTACTCCTTGCAAACTTAAGCCAAGAATTAGCATCCAAGTTGCAATAATTCCCGAGAACGCGACTGGTTCAGTTCAATGATTTAACTTTAGCGTTAAGCATTCGTTTTCGCCTCAAATTATCTATAAAGTTTGAACTCACAGAAAGTTATGACAAAGAAGAGAGTTGCAGCGATCAGATATTAAAAAAAGACTGGACGTATAAATTTCTGTTTATATTGGTGAAATAAATATTAGGTCAGAAATGGCACATTTTGCGACTGCAAGGACAGAGCAAAAAGGTGTAAACAATATCATGGTTACAATGACACCTTTGCATCTAAGCAACGGTATCAGATGGTTGCAATTAATTGCTTATTTACTTCGGGTAACGAGTTAAGTTTGCGGTTGGCAGTTGACCAGCGTGGACCATTGGCATATACGGCATCAGGGACGGCCACCCTTTTCATTTGGGCCGCTTTCGCGGCCAGCAGGCCGGTTACCGAGTCCTCGACGGCAATAAATGACTGTGGGCTAACACCGAGCACATCAGCAGCGTTGATGGCGAGAATAATTGGGCCTATTTCAGCCCTAGCTCTTCCATCATATGTTCTGCCTGGGTGATGTAGCTACCGCCGAACAGGTTGCAGTGGTTGAGCACATGGTAAAGGTTGTAGAGCGTTTTGCGCTTTTCATAGCCGTCTTCCAGCGGCCAGACAGACTGGTATCCTTCGTAGAAGCTGGGTGGGAACCCACCAAACAGTTCGGTCATAGCGATATCACATTCACGATCCCCCCAATAGCTGGCAGGATCATAGATGATAGGCCCGGTAACGGTAACGGCGGTATTGCCATGCCAGAGATCGCCATGCAGCAACGAGGGCTTGGGTTGGTGGTGTACCAGAAGATCGATTACTTTGCTGGTGATCGTATCGATATTGCCAAAATCGATGCCTTTTTCCGAACAAAGCTGCAACTGCCAGGCAATGCGTTGTTCAGCGAAGAAGCGGCACCATTTGCGGCACCATTGGTTGGGCTGCGGGGTCAAGCCAATGTAGTTATCGAGGTCAAAGCCATACTCCCCCTGTTCGCCCCAGGCATGCATCCGAGCCAACTGCTCCCCAAGCGTATAGGCAGATTGGTTATCGATCACTTTCGTCGGCAGGTAGTTGAGGACAATAAAAGCCCGGTCTTTGGATGTGCCGAGGTGGATAAACTGGGGTACTTGGATACAGTCGGTTTCGTTGAGTAGCCTCAGGCTCTCCGCTTCTGTCTCGAACATAACAAGCCGTTCGCGATCGTTGAGCTTGACGAAGTAACGGTCGGTACCGTCTCCGATGCAGTAGCATTCATTAATGTCACCGCCTTCAAGCACTTCCTTTTCGCTGATTTTGAATGGTCTATCCAATACCTCAGAAAGTTGGTGAGAAATTGCTTGCCACATAGCATCCTCCACGAAACATCAATTTGCAGTTGGGCTCATTGCCTCTTCAACATAGTAGTCTATTTATTGAGCTAATAACTGGGTATTTATCAAGGTTTTAATGTTCTCAGACGAAAAAGAATGCGATTTTGTACGGGAAGCGCACGTATTCCCTGCATAACAGGATAGAAAAAGTGCAAGTAATGAATAGTCTACTGGCCGCAATATGAAAGTAAGCCGGCAGTGTTTGCCGGCTTAAAATAGGATAGCGGCAAGTTGGTTACAGGCTCGGAAGCAGTTGCGAAGGCATTAGGCTGTTGTAATGCGCTTCCAATAGTAGCTCATTGGCTTTTTCGATATCCGGAGCGAAGTAGCGATCCTTGTCGTAGAAGCTCACCCGGGCGCGAAGCATTTCCTTGGCTTGCTCAATACGCTCTGAACTGCGGTTTGGCGTGCGGAAATCCAAGCCTTGTGCCGCGGCAAGAAGCTCGACAGCCAAAATCCCGCGGGTATTTTCTGCCATGTCTTTGAGCCTGCGGCCGGCAAAGGTGGCCATCGAGACATGATCTTCCTGGTTGGCCGAGGTCGGCAAACTATCGACCGAAGCCGGATGGGCTAGGGTCTTGTTCTCGCTGGCCAGTGCAGCTGACGTCACCTGCGCTATCATAAAACCGGAGTTTACCCCGCCGTTATCCACCAAGAATGGCGGCAGTTTGCTCAGCCCGCTATCGATCAACAGGGCCATACGACGCTCTGACAAGCTGCCAATTTCGGCAATGGCCAGCGCAAGGTTATCAGCTGCCATGGCAACCGGCTCTGCATGAAAGTTACCACCGGAAATGATGTCGCCATCATCAGCGAATACCAGTGGGTTGTCAGAAACGGCATTGGCTTCGATTTCCAGAATATCCGCAGAATGGCGGATCTGCTGCAGGCAAGCCCCCATCACCTGAGGCTGGCAGCGAAGCGAGTAGGGGTCTTGGACTTTTTCGCACTGCTGGTGAGATAAGCCAATCTCGCTTTCTTTGTCCAACAGATGGCGGTAGGC
Coding sequences within:
- a CDS encoding riboflavin synthase subunit alpha, yielding MFTGIVQGTAQVIAIEKKEAFQTHVVRLFGKMREGLEIGASVAHNGCCLTVTKLEGDNVSFDLMQETLAVTNLGALSAGDSVNIERAAKFGDEIGGHSMSGHINAVTTIVDIEVSPNNTTIWFEIPESYNKYILRKGYIGLDGCSLTIGTVDEDRFCVHLIPETLQRTLFGVKKVGAKVNIEIDPQTQAIVDTVERVLAEKGLG
- a CDS encoding CPXCG motif-containing cysteine-rich protein — its product is MKNYTEQTVVCPHCGHNIPITLDASAGSQEFYDDCPACCHAIHLNMQVDELHKTINLFVDADDEQIF
- a CDS encoding fructosamine kinase family protein, whose amino-acid sequence is MWQAISHQLSEVLDRPFKISEKEVLEGGDINECYCIGDGTDRYFVKLNDRERLVMFETEAESLRLLNETDCIQVPQFIHLGTSKDRAFIVLNYLPTKVIDNQSAYTLGEQLARMHAWGEQGEYGFDLDNYIGLTPQPNQWCRKWCRFFAEQRIAWQLQLCSEKGIDFGNIDTITSKVIDLLVHHQPKPSLLHGDLWHGNTAVTVTGPIIYDPASYWGDRECDIAMTELFGGFPPSFYEGYQSVWPLEDGYEKRKTLYNLYHVLNHCNLFGGSYITQAEHMMEELGLK
- the hutH gene encoding histidine ammonia-lyase, whose amino-acid sequence is MYQIEINPGKLSLKQLRHISRHKVTLSLNSAAYDDMLASTRAVEQVIAEDKVVYGINTGFGLLANTRIAVEDLETLQRSIVLSHAAGIGEFMEDHTVRLMMALKINSLARGYSGIRPKVVDALITLVNAEVYPCIPQKGSVGASGDLAPLAHMSTVLLGEGQARHNGEVISGAAALKIAGLEPITLAPKEGLALLNGTQASTAFALEGLFAAEDLYASGTVCGAMSVDAALGSRRPFDPRIHRVRGHRSQIDAAMAYRHLLDKESEIGLSHQQCEKVQDPYSLRCQPQVMGACLQQIRHSADILEIEANAVSDNPLVFADDGDIISGGNFHAEPVAMAADNLALAIAEIGSLSERRMALLIDSGLSKLPPFLVDNGGVNSGFMIAQVTSAALASENKTLAHPASVDSLPTSANQEDHVSMATFAGRRLKDMAENTRGILAVELLAAAQGLDFRTPNRSSERIEQAKEMLRARVSFYDKDRYFAPDIEKANELLLEAHYNSLMPSQLLPSL